Within Helicoverpa zea isolate HzStark_Cry1AcR chromosome 17, ilHelZeax1.1, whole genome shotgun sequence, the genomic segment GCTAAAACGCTCGTTGTACATGGGTATTTCCGATTTCCGATAGGTTATGTTCAGTTAGTTTCGGtagtttttttgtgtaattgaaTTTCAGTGTTTTTTTGCTAGCTTAATTGAATGTTGCAAAAATATTCACTCTGCGAACGTTAAAACTTTTAATCGATTGTCGAAATGTACTAATTTTGAATCCTTTACTTTCAGATAGCCTACATTTTGTTCCTATTGATGTTTACATATACAGTATTAGTCAAGATGGACCCGACGCCGTCTTGGCCCGAGATATATTCTATATGTTATGTAGTAACGTTCTTATGTGAGAAGATAAGGGAAATCATTACGTCCGAACCTGTTGCTATTAGGTAAGTTATTGCTCCTTCGACCCTCGTTCCTTGGGATTGCGTAACATTTTATTAGGGTACTTATTGAACGAAGTTTGTGATGCACAAATATTGTGTATAGTGTATAGTATTTTCATCTCCCATGCCGTGAATTATAAAGATAGTCTAGGCTAATTCAACTATTTTATTCAGTGCCAGATTGGTTCAAGAAGTATAACAATCTTTATTGAAATCGCTGACTAAAAGTGACAGTTTACATTCTAACatcccagtggggcccagcagggccaaggcctaccggggctgcgggattgttcgaaagagtttccacggccctggtacataaaaggcctacgaaggaaaaTGAGGGGTTTTAGTCAGAAAGAgtatgacactccctcaccgctgctaacccacagcgggaagagtcatttgatgatttctcatcaGAAAAAAGTACATTCTAACGTACCATTGCAGACATAAGTTCAGCGTATGGGCGTGGAACCTATGGAACACGTACGACGCCGGCTTCATCATATTCTTCCTGGTGGGGCTGACGCTACGCCTTCGCTCCGTGTCCATGGACGTCGGCCGCGTCATCTACTGCGTcgatattatttattggtaCTTAAGGATATTGAATATATTGGGAGTTAATAAGTACTTAGGTAAGAATTGTCCTATGTTACCTCTATTTACTAACTTACATAAATCTCCAATTAATCATGAACTCTTTCGTAACTTTTAAGAATATGATATAAGACAAATTATATCTCTCGATCCCGTACCTTGAACTTTTTCTTCGATTTACGATTTCCCCTCTACTCCATCAAGTTGAGTGATTGGGGTCATCAATTTTCAATCCTAAGTTAGTGAAACTAAAGATTCATTTTGTTTCTACACCTGCCTTTTTTCattaatcaatgtttttttaatgtattatataaatgcgtaagtaaaatgttttttttatgtacctatacttAATGCTTTGGTCCCCAGGTCCTCTAGTCACAATGATGGGTAAGATGGTAAAAAACATGATATACTTCGTGGTGCTATTACTGGTGGTGCTAATGTCGTTCGGAGTGGCGCGGCAAGCGATACTGTATCCAGACGAGGAAGCTAGCTGGCATCTCATCAGAGAAGTAAGTTTGAAAACAATTCCACTTCTGAAACTGTTATAGAATTTAATGTAGTTCTTAATGATAGGAACAATATATCAACTTTAGATCAAAAGAATGATAAAAACAGTTAAGAATTATAAGGAGTTGCTGAAGAACAACTTCTTGGTATGCAGCGGTTAATAATAGCATGTATGATTATATTGAAGAAACAACTAAGTTAGATAGTTTACTTAAGaactcatttattttgttttgaacatTTACATCACCATTCTGTTACACTTCATCTTTTACAGACTCAATAATCCTATTTGAAACTAACACTACCACTAAAGAGAACATTTGAAGTATTCTATACCACCGATATGTACTAACATTTGCAGGTATTCTTCCAACCGTACTTCATGCTATACGGGGAAGTGTTCGCGGAGCAGATGGCGCCCCCGTGTGGGCTGCCCGGGCTCGAGGAGTGCCGCGTGGGCCACTGGGTGCCGCCCGTGGTCATGAGCGTGTACTTGCTCATTGCCAACATTTTACTTGTCAACCTTCTCATAGCCGTCTTCAATAACATCTTCATTGAAGTCAACGGTGTGTCGCACCAGGTTTGCGGCAAACTCGTTAACTGTCGTAGATTCGATGTTGTTTTAGTGCCTGTTGCGAGATTTGATTACGTTACGGTTGGACTTCGAGGATTAGTGGCTGTAGATTTTGCTTTGTTACTAGAAATATTACTTTTATGTTTGGTttcttatttgttattattttgcaattaactttgattttataaggaatatttttatttacgttcAATTTAAGAATCAAATGTAAAAGAAATACTTCTATACTTCAAAGTAAAATGGTCGTCAGTAGTTGTATCGTCTATCATCCTGAGTAGATTAGTACCTGGGTAGTTTTGGTTACAGTTGAATAAGTATTTAGTTATTGAAatcaattgaattaaatataattttactttaacttatacctattttatttttacccagTTTATTTTGGCCGACATTTTAGTTTGAGCTCCCGTTGTCCGTAGGTGTTCTTCCAACCATACTTCATGTTGTATGGCGAGGTGTTTGCTCCAGATATCGACCCCAAGTGTGGGAATAACCCGGGAGAGCCCAAGTGTGTGACTGGCAGGTGGATCACGCCCGTCGTCATGACCATATACTTGCTCGTCGCGAACATTTTGCTCATAAACCTACTTATTGCCGTctttaacaatatatttaatgaAGTCAATGAAGTCTCGCatcaggttttttattttatttttttcttttattgcttCGTTAGGTGTCTGTACCAGAGACGCAATATATGTTTTACGTGTCTGTCATCTGACCCacgattttttttaagcaaaacATAATCTAAGTGTTTGTTGGGTAATGTTCTGCTgattcgctccttgtaaatgTACGAAATGGTACGGATACCTAATTTGCAACAATGTTTTGCATTTTgctttttatgtgttttgttgAAATCATGACGTAGGTATTCTTACTAAGTGATTCAGACAAAACTTGCATGCTTAGACGtttttgataatgtttttatttattgttctaaattattttattcgttaTCAACTCGTCTAGATTGTTGTTTTGATgttgttatttctatttttgcaaaaagtatttaccaaacatttatttttgataaaattaatcaatcttgcattttgaaaaataatattcaatcaaaatagagtttgaattttaaaaattaaatacgaaACACCAATTCTTCCGATTCATCGACCTAAATCAACCAACCAAACTTTCAGGTGTGGATGTTCCAAAGATTCACAGTAGTGATGGAGTACGAACAGAAGCCGGTGTTGCCACCTCCACTAATAACGTTATGTCACATATACGCGATAGGCAAGTGGGTGACCAGGAACGTGTCGCACAAACGCTTCCAGTACGACAATGGGCTCAAATTGTTTTTAGAGAAAGAGGATATGGAAAGACTTTATGATTTTGAGGAAGAGTGTGTTGAAGGGTATTTTAGGGAACAAGTAAGTGGTGGAAACTGTTATATTGTTAAAAGAAGTTAAGCCTTAAGATTTTTAGAAGAGAGCGTACGGCCATAAGCCatcataaaaatgaataatCATCATAATATAACAATCAATGATGATCGTCATGAAAACTACATATATCGTGTGTTAGCCAACAACGCACTAATTACGCATGATTGCATAGAAATCTATGAGCATAATTGCAAATATGCCTCAAATGCACCGAATTAATACAATCAATGCTTTCAGGAAGTTAAATTGTCTAATTCTATAGAAGAGAGAGTAAGAAATACAACTGATAGGGTAGAACATATCACGACCAAAATGGAAGACTTGAATCAAAAAGCTAATTGCCAAATACAATCGGTTCAGGTAAGAGCAGCTATTGAATTTAAACACTTATAGATAGAAAATAAGGTGAAGAAATTAATTTAACTGTATTTTGTACTAAAATGTTTTCAGAGTGTAGAATTTAGGTTAAGAAAGTTAGAAGATGTGGCGGAACAGACAATGAATCACTTAGCGGTGATCCATCGGTTCATGGCGACTCACCCGTCGCTTGTGAACCGAGGTTCCACTGACACCCTGGGACCTCCACCACCTACCTTCCAGGCTGGAGCGGCTAGGTTAAGAACTGCTAGTGATCGATCTGAGGTAAGTAGActtgaaattgttttatttttgataaaatcatCAGTTTAGATTGATAGTGTGGAAATAGTTCCTTAATTTTTTGAATACCTTATTTTGTTTTCTCTAACGATGTTCTGTGATGTGTTGGTTCGAACCCAGCTGCAATAATTAAGGTTTGAGTTTTGGTGTAAAAATTGACATTAACAGATCGCAACGTTTGATAGAATACTCAACGGAAATCTATtcataaatgtttgttttcgATGTCTctcttaatttaattattatgtgtTTGATGTCGAACTCAACAAGAATGCTTGAGAACACTAATCGCAACGTTTTCTGTTTATCATTAGCATGTTAATTATGTCGATGTCTTGCGTTGATGctaattttgaacttttgtATTTCATTCCATGTTTGTGTCCCCCACCTAACCTGCAAattaacagattttttaaatatctctaTTCTAAAAAGTAGCccttcttttaaaaataactacacATGTATTTGAAGTTTTTTATCAATGATTAGTGAGAATAGCAAAAACGTCTGGCAATTTGTATATGCTTTAATGAATTTTGGTTCTGCGTCATTCGGAGATTAACACCTTATCAATATGCAATGTAGTGATCCTCTATATTAATATGCAATAGAGAACATCGATTTATGCTTGTAGAGTCCAACTTGAACTGATGAAAGCCCGCAATTCCCCTTTGGAATGGAAAGTTCTTCAACTCGAACAAAACTTTTGTATCAAAATTGTTTGGTGTTGTATTTTATGCCGCTGTGGCTATGCAACTTCTAGTTTGCCTACCCTGAGGACTCAAGCTAACTAAATGTTTCAAAATTGGTAGGatcaatgtttaattttaagaagaTTTACTTTACTCCATGTAGAAAATACTTACTATaagttgttattatttaaagttttcacTTATATACTGAATACAGAGCGGCaatcttttataatttattcctTCGTAACTTATAATTCATAACAGCAATGTATTTCCAAGAGTTAACAATGCTGGCCTACATAAATCCACGCTGGAATTACGTATTCGAAATTAAACCCTCGGGGCTCAATTGGCCTTCCAAATCAAATCAAGTTTTAGCTTAGTTTATGTCGAACTGTTTGTCCTGTTGAAACAACACCATATTGGAAATTTACATAAGTTCAAATTGTCAAATTTGGTTTCCAGAATGTTTCAATGTTTCTGGTAAAACTTGGTGACGTAGAAAATGCGAATTCTATATTTCCAAATAGCATAAGAAAGCTCAACCTGCTGGTTTGAGACTtgtaaaaacaagttttttgcGGATTAAAATTTCGGCAGTATGTATTTGATCTTTAGTAAATCAGAGACAGAATTCAAGGTAGCAAATTATGTTTACTACAATCATCCTCGCGTAAAGTCAATGGTATCAGCAAAGGTATCAGCTGTACCATGAACAGTTTGTGTTAAATCTCCGGGTGAGGCAACAACCGAAGCTAGTTAGGTGGCTATGTGTGACGTCACGGCAGGTGCTGTCGGACAGCGACACGGGCGCCGCGCGCTTCGCGGTACGCCCGGTCCAGGAGGAGGACGAGCGATCGCGACCCTCCGATGTAAGCATCCCTCCAGTCTGTCTAGCTGCCCGAACAAGCCcttcatttataaaaaataaagtacaacAAAAATTGATAAACTTTCAACTATGGctgcagaaaaaaaaattgagagtAAGAGTAAGACGTAGGGTACTTAATTTTTCTTCCTGATCCAATTTATTTGTTTCCATCATAGGATGATGGTGAAATATCAGTCATACACCAGGCAAGTCTAAACAATTTGGTACATTTAAAAGCACTACGGTGGAACTTAAACTTTCTGAAGTTCCACCTAAGCAAACAGGATTATCTCCTTCGTGCACAAATGCAACTACGTATGAAAGCTTTCTAATTAACAGAACTAAAACAGTTCCTATAcacttttcatttgtttcaatGTATATTTTGTTCTCCGTTCTCCAACTCTGTGTAATATTATTTGGTGTAAGTTCCTCGGCGAAGTGTCTCGGTGGCACGTTTGTTTGGGCAGCCAGCGAACTAGTTGTAGCCGTTTTAATTGGTACCTATTCAATTATGCGAAATTCAAAGCTAATTCGAGTAAGTACAAGAGAAATGCTTTTGTGTCGTGTGGGACAGCACCGTGAAAcgtttttatgtatattattgtagattttgttttaatatgcaATTTTTTTCTGAAGATCTGTTCTTTCTTCACGCTTACGAATTACTCTAATGTCGATTTTTTTGACACGTGAtgtaattcaatttattatttttacatatttatctcTCACATTCGATTTTTACTTATAGTTTGCATATTATTCAAATACTGCATATCTTTAAAGCTTTGCAAAATTTTTGTATCGCGCGTTAACAATGTTACGCTCCATTGGCTTTTTGATTTAACTTTTCGGCGCAGTCTCACTTGGCTTATTCATTTCCACTGATGAGTTTTATTTCAACTTTgatttgtaataaaactttGGGACATGAGAATATCTTCATTTATCTTGAAAGTccctagtataaaataaaataaatatagcaaAACATCAATGTCTCAAAGTTTTATTGAAGCAATTTTTCTCACCAAAAATTTCCTGCTTCCTGTATGTCCAACACCTACCATCAGGATGAGTTGCCACAGTCGGGGCCCGAAGCTGCAGTGGAGAAGGAACCAGAAGCTGACTCGATATCCACGTCATCTGGGGAGGGTCATGCGGGTCCTAACATCACGGTCGTGAAGGCACAACCTCCCATCACTCCGGCCAGACAGAGATCCTCCGATAGCAACAGGACTGAACCTAGTGATGAGAAGAAAGGTACGTCATTAATAAGCCttagaaatacatttttctACAGGAAAATACACTATATCCTAACTCTAATTGATAAAATCTGGTTTAGATATCTACCTGCCTCCTCGTCTAGTAGCGTCGTCAACAGATGATGCATTCCTACCTGAAGTTCGCGAGGTACCGTCAGATCTACACAGCCTGCGACCGCGCACCACTTCAGCTGGAACCAGACGTACTGCCAACACGAGACGGTACGTAGCACTAATAACTCAGCTTATAAATGCGATAATACATTTTGAAGGTATAGGTAAAATAGTTACTTAGGAATTTGTCGCAAAGCGTTTATGATCGCAAAGCCAATTAATTAAAACCGTCTGGAACTAATTCGAGTCACATCACAGTTCCATTAACGTTCAGACCGTACTTCGGCTTAACTTAAGTTACTTATTCAAATACGTAGGAATCTGCTatagtatgtaaataaacagcCCAATCACTTGAAAGAATAACATTAACTAAATGATCACTAAACATGTTTACTCAGTATATAGTCTGGGCACCAATACCATCTCACTAAAGGTAAGCGAGAAAACCGATAGAATCATCAAATTCACGCAGAAAGTTCAAAAAGAGCATGTGCATTTCATGTCGAAGAAACATTCTACAAATTTCCAAATTCTTAGGTACGGTTCTGATGGAAGAGCCATCAATGTCAAGGGGTCGTATGTCGTATTGTCGAAGCATGACCGCGTTAAGTTTTGTTCTTGATTGCCATTCTCATTAACCATTACTTCATTTGATTTGGAAGAACTATTTGTGATGGAGTTTTGGCTGCTCTGGTCTGAGAGATTGTGGTCGACATTAGTTTACAAGTTACGTAAACTAAATTGGATTTGATAAAGAAATTATAACGACTACCTCTAATGGATCTATAGTAAATGTTGATGTCCGTGAATGCAATTCATCTGCATTTCCCACAGCTACCAAATCCCACACATTTCTATTTCTTCATTCACAATATCGGCAAATACTGTGTTTATTTGTACAAAACCAAAATTATCATCGccataattgtttttaattttattttttgttacctTCTTGCATCTGTTAGGAGACGGTTGTGGAAACAGTAAGTCAAATAGAGTCATTGGCGATTGGCTTAGCTTCTTAGCAAACGTAGTTAGACGTAGTTGCCTTACTCTGTATAATAAACATTCACTATCTAGCTTGTGTACACGCTCGGTAACGATATGTTTAGCATTAACAAGCACTACTTTCGACAGTCACACACTACACGATTTTCAATGTGACGCAAATTTTATTTGAGCATCTATCTGTCTGTGTATTTTCTGTACATTGCTACACAAATCAGATCTTACTTCAGCCATATCAAGTTAACATTTTGGTCTTTCTATTTTTCTACGATCAGCTATTATATCTACATGAAATGCCATATCTCGCCAACTTGTAAAGTAATGCAGAATTGTGGCTGtaatctacaacattttcttttctaatattttaatttctttaaggTAAGCATTGTCTCTCTAAAGTAAAAAGTTCTTCATTTATAAACATTactgtattaaaattatttaatcttCTAACGTCACTGTTGTTCTCTGTTGTATTTTCGATTGTCTTGTCTTCACATTACTTACCTCCGAATTAATCACTTTGATTTATTATCTTAACAGACATACTTGTACTAAACTGCCACTGCACACATATAACCACTTTCTTGTGGGGAACAATGTAAATTACTTGTCATCTGTTGACTGCTCTATAGCTACTTACCGTTAACCAATGCAGATGGAAAACAGAAATTTCTATACTGCAAAAGCATTGCCAAAAACGCCACCTAATGTAACAACTTCAAAAAGTCTACAAGACCACTGAACGCAGTCAGCACATGATTTAACACAGCCAACTCAGTACATATCGAAGACCTAACACGGTGGTGTCGACAGGCGTTCGGAGGGCGGCAACGACTGCGGCATGGGTGGCCACTACTCCGCCCAACACCTGGCGCCGCGACGTCAGCACAGCCAGACGCACTCCGAGCCTGATAACTCTGCTGTCGACGCTGGATCAGTACACAACTCTGTTACTGGGACAAGTACGTATATAGACTTCACATCTTTAACATCAGAACTCATATGAATGAAATCATCATATTATGAATGGGTCGTCGATCTTTGAAAAGGTTTCCTAAAAGGAATCATTTTAAGATTGGATCCCTCCTCCATTCTGCTGAaggaactttagttttattctAAGTACTTGGGCAGATTTTGACTTTAACAAAAATACCTTATGCCGTAGGCCTAGTTACAAAGTCACCGAATCACGATCGATGCGTAATATATCTACTGCTTAGCGAAGACCTTTCAGTTCCAGTTTTGCCACTATCACTCCTATCATACCACCTCTCGTACGTCAAAGTCCTACATGAGCGTACCCCACTCTGTGTCAGGCCGTCAGTCAGGTTGGGAGGTTACAGGCGGGGCGGCAGGCATCCCGTCGGGTCGCAGCCGGGTCGGCGGAGCGCCGCGTTCCCTTCTGCTCGCCATGCACGAGTACACCAGCATCACTGATGAGCTGGAGACTGTGTATGGACTCTTCTCTCCGCCGCATACGCCCAGGTAATGAATGAATAGTGTAGGTATGTGTTCCTGAATGTGTAAGTTTAAAGACACGTCGTCTGACAAGTACTCGCAGTTCAGTGACTAAGTTTTAAATTGGTCCTGGCAATATTTGGTGCATTTCGTTCCGTATTATCCAGGCTTTTTTACTTCTTCCATCTATGTATATCGGAGCAAAAcggttattttttaatgtaggggagttaataataatttctacgTTTTTCGATCGAGCAAAACACCACTAACCACTTCCCTTACTTTGTCCTAGGACACCAATAACCTCTCGTCTCCTATCACCGGCTCGAGCGGCCTCGCCCTCGGTCCGCCGGCGCCACGCCAGCGAGATGTCTAACCCTGAGTTCGCGCTCTTCATGGAGAAGGAACACCTTCGTGGCGCTGAAGAAGATGACTACATCATTATGGAGAATCTTATCCAGAGGCGGTGAGTGACCCTTAGGGATGAAACAGTGCATTGCTGGAGAACATACGGTGGAGGGTTACcgcacatttttttgtttgtagttttgCTGTAAAGTTATTGTGCTAGTTGAGCAATGCaagcttatgtttattttatacaagggagatgtttattttagaaatgtaCTTAACTTGCGCTGCTCAACTAGACAGAGAGAGCTTAGATGATTTCATTATACAAATCATAAACAATGTAAACTATTTGCTAAGTTTAAGATGGCTTTGTAGTAAGAATTAAAATAGTTACTAAgattaaaatctaaataataaaaaatctaaattaaaataaaagccacgtaaaacaataatttaaattacaaatatataaacTACTTTGAGTTCAACTATCTACTCTAATGAATAGCTTGTATAACGTTATTATATGCCCAGgaaaaatacctaaaacaaAATCGATACATCCAGATTGACACTTACACAACAATGATTAAAACTCCCTTCGTTCCAAGAAAGTTATGAGGCATACGACATATTGCCGCCGATAATGACGACCCGGCACATTCCAAACTTGGCGAACTACTGGTGGATATTAAATCTCGTTGATCAAACCTTGTCGGGCTCTCGGTAATAGAAACTATTTGCTCAGAATGTgttaatacttttaaaatacttttgaacGTACGTACGGCTTTCGTATTGTTTGCGGAAGTTAAAGAGGAAggattatcgcggccctggtttccccatgatgggttttagtcagtaagagtcacaCTTCCCCATAACGAGAGGGGGGTcttttgatgacttcccaggtcgGGCAAgagtcgtttgaaggcagcggctgGCTTCTCCAGTTAATGGCCGTAATGTAATGCaccaaacattgtgggattttttggtattttcaaagtcaaatagcagcctgggggttaattgtagataatttttgtaatagtaaaaaatcttcagggcattattctctacaagaatccactatttttttcttctggccggcactttcagttttgggtacgaaattAATGTTGTCCTTTAAATGATTTGTACAAAATTgtcaaaacagtatttttacgaaattgaaacaaaattttgaactgccttaaagaaatacaaataattaaagaaaaatagtgagtaaatgttaaaaaatatataaaagacatACGGCAGATAGGGCAGGCGAGGACTTCTTTTATGAAAAACCTCATCAAACAAACGCCTAGCTGCAGAAACATCAAACCACAGAATTTCATCAGCACCAACAAGCAAGAGGAGCTTGCTTCGGCTTATAGCTTTTGTGAGCGTCCTGAACTTTAAACTTACTACAACAGCCGTCTGTACTGTAGCCTAGCAATGGGTGGTCTGGACAGATACGAGGAGGAGGAGGGCGGGGAGGGCGAGGGCGGCGAGGGGGGTGGGGTGAGCGGCATCAGCATCAGCGTGTGCGTCAACAGTAGTGCGGCTGATGAGCACGCCGTGCCGCCGCAGACCAGCACGCTGCTCACTGTTAGTGACCGTCGGCTGCCGCATCAGAGGTAACAATTGTGTATTCCTGTCTATCTTCACGTAGAATTAATTAATGGTTATGTTGGTCCGCTGAATATGGCCGGTCAGTATTTAATGACGATCTCTCTTGGTTATCTTTCTGTTTTTACTCCGTCGTGTGCCAAATTCTGTAcacgaaatatttcgaaaaccCGATCTTCCATCCTATATTTTCACTATCTCGAAGATATTCaatcaattttgtttataatcattttctttaaaactttCACTTTTTTATACCCATCTATTTTAATTTTCCCTATTTTGCGCTGCTTTCAACTGTCCTTCAGTATAATTCGACATTCGTCTTTCTACAGGCACTCGTTGAGAAGATCATCGGCTATCGACAGTCGCGAGCTGCCGTCGCCGCTGCAACCACTGTTGGATGATGATGCATGCGGAGAAGTACTCCTACCTGTACCGAGGCAGCCTTCTGGTAAGTCAATAAAATAGTTTATGTATGTTGATTCAGAGGATGGCGAGGCATCATGGCTTTACGGTAGTTGTATTTTTGAACCATGTTATGAACTGAGGGgcgaaatataaattaagacaGACCATAGACATCAGGTCGTTGCAGTCCTGCTTCATTTTGGGCAGCGCATTGCTCATTTTCCTTTCTTTGTCCTTTGTCCGTTTTATGAATGCCAGTAAAATGCGGTAGACCATTGTCTCGTTAATATGTTCAAACTCTTCTCTCAGGCGATACAAACGCATCAAGCGAGCTTTCCCTCTCGCACATGGTGAGCGAGAACCTCCCTCCCCGGCCGTCCATAGTGCTGGACTCGTCGCAGCTGCCGCGCCAGCGCTCCGCCGACCAGCCGCCCTCGCAGCCGCCCGCGCCGGCCAGGCCCGAGACCATGTGCTGAACCTGGCTGGAAACTAGTGAGTTATTAACCTCCTTTGTAGGACTTTCTTGATGCTGTGATCCAGCCAGCCAATGTGATTAGTTCTCTTTTTGAATAGCATGTAGATTTGTTTTGGTATGGGAGGGAAAgtgatgaaaatattattcttgcGTGCTTTGCTCTGTTTTTATGGCAGTGTAAAATTTTTGGTgtcaaaaagtaaaattttatatgtcctattatgatgaaaattaaataatcgcAAAGTATTTCAGTCAACGATATGTTTTTGAAGGTTATTTTTGTCCCTAGGCAAAACCAACAAAGTCAACATTCAAGACACAGCCAGCTCGTAAAGGCGACAACCaaataaattactaaataaCCGAACAGTGACGGACTGACTTAGCGGAGTATtagtcataa encodes:
- the LOC124638100 gene encoding transient receptor potential cation channel trpm isoform X1, with the translated sequence MSIQKCLLDNSSRMIKAMSTAKSSTSEVKMGVNSGLKKVGLAMLSLSVPISEKHKKTTRSWIESTFQKRECKYFVPSAKDEHVCWCGLSKTAHGSNTQTANPGDAWVPAKHTQSAPTDAYGTVEFQGGPHPTKAQYVRLSHDTRPELIVQLLTREWALDRPKLLITIQGGKANFDLQPKLKKVLRKGLLKAAKTTGAWIFTGGTNTGVTRQVGDALQLERSQRAGRVVSIGIAPWGIVEGANELIGRGRDVPYHAIASPRSKLAVLNNRHAYFLLVDNGSVGRYGAEIVLRRKLEKYIAAQKLHPYTHSSTPVVCLVIEGGTNTVRAVLEYVTDTPPVPVVVCDGSGRAADLIAFVHKYASETGEQTVLESMRDYLISTIQKTFEVGLQQAELLYGELLQCTRKKNLITVFRIQERAEGGEVQELDQVILTALFRAQHLSPSEQLSLALTWNRVDIARSEIFVYGQEWPPGALDEAMMQALEHDRIDFVKLLLENGVSMRKFLTIPRLEELYNTKSGPSNTLRYILRDVRPHLPRGYVYTLHDIGLVINKLMGGAYRCYYTRRKFRPIYAKVMNKSVNVHRNSASFTRHNAGGLSLITGFMPVTTEMALFDYPFNELLMWAVLTKRHQMALLMWTHGEEALAKSLVACKLYKAMAHEAAEDDMETEVYEELRHYGKEFENKALELLDYCYRQDDDQAQQLLTCELQNWSGQTCLSLAVAANHRALLAHPCSQIILADLWMGGLRTRKNTNLKVILSLLCPLYILQLEFKSKEELQLMPQTEEEHLENESIEDDRSTKDPTDAEALIGSGAECETRVDQNGKVGKIGWEPSYRELPEPHAPEDKMMRPLRLKKKIYEFFTAPITKFWADSIAYILFLLMFTYTVLVKMDPTPSWPEIYSICYVVTFLCEKIREIITSEPVAIRHKFSVWAWNLWNTYDAGFIIFFLVGLTLRLRSVSMDVGRVIYCVDIIYWYLRILNILGVNKYLGPLVTMMGKMVKNMIYFVVLLLVVLMSFGVARQAILYPDEEASWHLIREVFFQPYFMLYGEVFAPDIDPKCGNNPGEPKCVTGRWITPVVMTIYLLVANILLINLLIAVFNNIFNEVNEVSHQVWMFQRFTVVMEYEQKPVLPPPLITLCHIYAIGKWVTRNVSHKRFQYDNGLKLFLEKEDMERLYDFEEECVEGYFREQEVKLSNSIEERVRNTTDRVEHITTKMEDLNQKANCQIQSVQSVEFRLRKLEDVAEQTMNHLAVIHRFMATHPSLVNRGSTDTLGPPPPTFQAGAARLRTASDRSEVLSDSDTGAARFAVRPVQEEDERSRPSDDELPQSGPEAAVEKEPEADSISTSSGEGHAGPNITVVKAQPPITPARQRSSDSNRTEPSDEKKDIYLPPRLVASSTDDAFLPEVREVPSDLHSLRPRTTSAGTRRTANTRRRRLWKQRSEGGNDCGMGGHYSAQHLAPRRQHSQTHSEPDNSAVDAGSVHNSVTGTSRQSGWEVTGGAAGIPSGRSRVGGAPRSLLLAMHEYTSITDELETVYGLFSPPHTPRTPITSRLLSPARAASPSVRRRHASEMSNPEFALFMEKEHLRGAEEDDYIIMENLIQRRLAMGGLDRYEEEEGGEGEGGEGGGVSGISISVCVNSSAADEHAVPPQTSTLLTVSDRRLPHQRHSLRRSSAIDSRELPSPLQPLLDDDACGEVLLPVPRQPSGDTNASSELSLSHMVSENLPPRPSIVLDSSQLPRQRSADQPPSQPPAPARPETMC